From the genome of Acidaminococcus sp.:
TCCGGAGCGACCGTGTTGCCGACGGATTTACTCATCTTGCGGCCTTCACCGTCAAGAGTATAGCCGTGAGTCAGAACGGCACGGTACGGAGCCTTGCCCGTCGTAGCGACACTCGTGAGCAGCGAAGACTGGAACCAGCCTCTGTGCTGGTCACTGCCTTCGAGGTACATATCAGCCGGCCAGCCCAGTTCGGGGCGTCTTCTCAGTACGCCGCGGTGCGTTGAACCGGAGTCGAACCAGACGTCCATGATATCGCTTTCCTTGCGGAAATGCGTGCAGCCGCACTTCGGGCACTTCGTGCCTTCCGGCAGCAGTTCTTCGGCGGTATGCTTCCACCAGGCGTCGGTGCCCTCTTTTTCCACAATCTTAGCCAGATGTTCAATCGTTTCCGGCGTAATCAGCGGTTCACCGCAGTCTTCGCAGTAATAAATAGGAATAGGCACGCCCCAGACACGCTGACGGGAAATACACCAGTCATGACGGTCAGCAACCATGTTGTAAATGCGCTGACGGCCCCAGCTCGGAATGAACTGAACGTCGTTGTTGATGACTTTCAAAGCCTGATCACGGAAGCCGTCTACGGAAGCAAACCACTGCTCGGAAGCACGGTAAATGATCGGGTTCTTGCAGCGCCAGCAGTGAGCATACTGGTGGTGAATGTTTTTCTTGCCCAGAAGAGCGCCATTTTCAGCCAGATGTTTAATAACAAGGCCATTGCAGTCAAAGACGAATTTGCCTTTGAAGAGTTCGCCGGCTTCGTCAGTGTAGCAGCCTTTTTCATCGACCGGGCAGAGAATGTCCAGTTTATATTTGAGGCCCGTCAGATAGTCGACATCGCCGTGGCCAGGAGCGGTATGGACAGCGCCGGTACCGGTTTCCAGGTCAACGTAGTCGGCCAGTACAACGAGGGACTTTCTATGGTTGTATTCAGGGAACGGATGCTCGCATTCGGCATATTCAAAGTCGCGGCCTTTCGTTACACCGAGAACCGGGCCGAAGGTAATGCCGCATTCACTGGCAACCTTGTCAATCAGTTCCTTTGCCATGATGAGAGCTTCACCCTGGTATTCGACCCAGGCATATTCAAAGTCGGGGTTCAGGGCAATAGCGACGTTGGCCGGAATGGTCCAGGGCGTCGTGGTCCATACGACAAAGTAAGCTTTCATGCCCTTGGCAGCTTCCGGAGTAAGGCCCTTATCCTTGACGAGAGGCATCTTTACATAGATGGTCGGTGTCTTCTGATCCGCATATTCGATTTCGGCTTCGGCCAGAGCAGTTTCGCAGTGAGGGCACCAGTAAACGGTCTTTTTGCCCTTGTAGATGTAGCCCTTGTTGGCCATGTCGCCGAAAACGCGAAGCTGATCAGCTTCGGTAAGCGGATTAAGGGTCAGATAGGGATTATCCCAGTCACCGATCACGCCCAGACGCTTGAAGCCTTCGCGCTGCTCGTTGATCCATTTGTGGGCATAATCATTGCACATCTTTCTGAGTTCCAGAGCGGAAATCTTATGACGGTCTACACCGGTAGCCTTCAGGCAGGCATGTTCAATCGGCATGCCGTGCGTATCCCAGCCGGGAACGTAAGGCGTGTCAAAGCCCTGTTGATACTTATATTTAATGATGATATCTTTCAGAATCTTATTCAGTGCGTGACCAATATGAATCTTGCCGTTCGCATACGGAGGGC
Proteins encoded in this window:
- the ileS gene encoding isoleucine--tRNA ligase, translating into MSKEKENDKFSATLNLPKTDFPMRAGLPKREPDFLKFWQDHDMYHLKLKQHAGHKKFILHDGPPYANGKIHIGHALNKILKDIIIKYKYQQGFDTPYVPGWDTHGMPIEHACLKATGVDRHKISALELRKMCNDYAHKWINEQREGFKRLGVIGDWDNPYLTLNPLTEADQLRVFGDMANKGYIYKGKKTVYWCPHCETALAEAEIEYADQKTPTIYVKMPLVKDKGLTPEAAKGMKAYFVVWTTTPWTIPANVAIALNPDFEYAWVEYQGEALIMAKELIDKVASECGITFGPVLGVTKGRDFEYAECEHPFPEYNHRKSLVVLADYVDLETGTGAVHTAPGHGDVDYLTGLKYKLDILCPVDEKGCYTDEAGELFKGKFVFDCNGLVIKHLAENGALLGKKNIHHQYAHCWRCKNPIIYRASEQWFASVDGFRDQALKVINNDVQFIPSWGRQRIYNMVADRHDWCISRQRVWGVPIPIYYCEDCGEPLITPETIEHLAKIVEKEGTDAWWKHTAEELLPEGTKCPKCGCTHFRKESDIMDVWFDSGSTHRGVLRRRPELGWPADMYLEGSDQHRGWFQSSLLTSVATTGKAPYRAVLTHGYTLDGEGRKMSKSVGNTVAPEDVIKDYGADIVRLWVSSVDYKGDVRISKLILKQIAEVYRKIRNTIRYILGNTYDFDYEKDKVAFADMEELDQYALMRLQELKKYVKNAYEEYDFHLVYHAVHEFCTVDMSSFYLDIIKDRLYTSKPNDPKRRSAQTAMYEILYDLMVMLTPILSFTMEEVYQQLKKPADAPVSVLLLEWPKLHEEYINKDELQKWNSFIKVRGEIMKILENARRDKKIGNSLDAKVDLYADGEALEVLRRVEKDLPTLLIVSQVALHEGTEGGEKTDRQDLTVKVSPAEGHKCERCWRYDETVGQDAEHPTLCHRCVEVLK